One part of the Xylocopa sonorina isolate GNS202 chromosome 10, iyXylSono1_principal, whole genome shotgun sequence genome encodes these proteins:
- the LOC143427821 gene encoding uncharacterized protein LOC143427821, with product MKNRMSSASKKFVEFFSRVACWLWETIEKLLDIVLDFLARIIELILAVMNLIFQVICFLRDLWIEAMQTFANVFRGIVNVVSNISCEEVEDFASACIVVLLWFVAFKLARNLFQNSRLAAFLYPRDAASNVNSNKLEKLRLGVCPPQRRTGRRMNRRNRKRPRADVKEEFDD from the exons ATGAAAAATCGTATGTCGAGCGCGTCCAAGAAGTTCGTAGAGTTCTTCTCGCGAGTCGCCTGTTGGCTATGGGAGACCATCGAAAAGTTACTcgatatcgttctcgatttcttGGCGAGGATAATCGAGCTGATATTAGCGGTGATGAACCTGATTTTCCAGGTGATCTGTTTCCTAAGGGACCTCTGGATCGAGGCCATGCAAACGTTCGCGAACGTCTTCCGGGGAATCGTTAACGTCGTCAGCAATATCAGCTGCGAGGAGGTCGAGGATTTCGCCTCCGCTTGTATCGTAGTTCTGCTTTGGTTCGTGGCATTTAAGCTTGCCAGAAACTTGTTCCAA AACTCTCGGCTAGCTGCGTTCCTTTATCCGCGAGACGCTGCTTCGAATGTAAACAGTAACAAGTTGGAAAAACTCAGGCTGGGAGTTTGTCCGCCGCAGAGGAGGACGGGGAGAAGGATGAATCGACGTAATAGGAAACGACCTCGTGCTGATGTCAAGGAAGAATTTGACGACTAG